AACATATTAAGCAAGCTGTGAATTGATTGAAGATGTGAGCCCCAACGAGTGTCACCAGCTCGTTTCAATGTACCAATTTGATTAGCACCTCGACCAGTTTCAAGTTGACCACTTAATAAGAgatcttcaatttcagccgttttcCTTGCTTGTAACTCATCATGCCGTTTTGGAGAGGAATTAATAGTATTGATGATAAAATTTAAATTCGAAAAGAACTGATGAACCGAACTTACCTCTCTAGATGCAGCAACCAATGCGAGTTGCAAACGATGAGCAAAACAATGAACATAGTAAGCATATGGACAATCAGCTAGAAATAAAGCTTGAAGGCCATTCCACTCTCCTCTCATATTGCTGGCACCATCGTATCCTTGACCACGAATGTTTTCAACAAGAAGATTATGCTCTTTTAGAACTAAGCACAACTCCCTTTTAAGTGTTGTCGCTGAGGTGTCGTTTACACGTACTAGTTGAAAAAATCGCTCCCTAATTGACCCATTCTTGTCAACAAATCTCAAGACTATAGCCATTTGCTCTCTCCTAGCTTCATCACGAGCCTCATCTACAATGATGCAAAATTTAGATTCCCCAATTTCTTCTCGAATGTGGTTGCGAACTTTGGCTGATATAATTTGTAATATCTCTTTCTGGATTGACGATGCAACATATTTGGCATTATAATCAGGATTCTCGATGGCTTTTGAAACTTCATCATTATATCTAGCAAAAGTTTTCCGAAACTCTAAGAAATTTCCTTGATTTTCTGAAGTTTCTGACTCATCATGACCTCTCAAAGGGCAAGACTGTAAGGTTAACAACCTCACTACATCAATTAAGGTCCTTAGACTTAGCcgatttcttttaatttgttcTTCTCCTTGTGCAATCAAAGCATGACGAATATGTCCACGGTCATTCAAAAGATCAAGCTTAGCTCTCACAGAGTTATTATGTGCCGAACAAGGACTTCCACCCACGTGAGTGATAAATGGACAATTATTTCCATCATTGACTTTCTTCCAATTGCTAAACCCAACCATAGTAAAAGTTTTTGTATTAGGATTAGgtttatttgaaaataaatagcACAGCAAACAAAATGCAGCATCTTGGGAAGGTGAATACTCTAGCCAGTCAAGAAACTTTTTATACCATGAAGACTGAAATCGACGACGATGACTATCAGGACCTGAAAATGGAAAACTTTTTAATATAGGCTGATAAGGCTTCAATTTTAAATAATCCTTCCGTATTTGGTCTCGCTTCTCATATGGATAATCCCACATAGGTATGCGTAACCCTGGATCACGCTCCAAAGACGAAATAAGGTCTTCATTCTCCTCAGTTTCAGTTCTTTGTGTTTCAAATGTGTTTTGCTCAATAGCCGGAGTTGATGATTCAGGCATAACTTCTTCATCAGTTGTAGTAGTAGCAGGCTCTGGTTCTTTTCGTTTAAGGAAGTTCAAAAGATTTGTTTGCTTACTCATTGTCCCTAGTATAATAATGTCAAGTGTGTATCAATATATAGTTTTATACTTTTTTTGGCATAATACTATAGTATTATATTCTAAATTTCTAATATATAATGAATAAGTTCTAATAAAATGCTATGAAGTAATCACATAACAGAGTATCAAATCGAATCAGCTATTAAGTGCAGTCCTAATTTTTTccaattaactaactaatattaAACAATTGTATCAAAATTCTAATAAAATACTATTAGGTAATTGCATATTAACAATCTATCATGATTCATGAGTTTATAATAGAAAAGTGACAATGAATTATGAATAAACATACAATTAAAGAACAAAGTAATGAGATCTGACCTTTTCAAATTGACTAATTGTTGAAACTTGATAAAATTCCAGAAATTTGACAAGAATAAAATCCCCAAATTCCCAATTGCACTTCAGCCGATAAATCTCAGTCAAATAAAAGAAGGGATTGTAGTACT
The Silene latifolia isolate original U9 population chromosome 11, ASM4854445v1, whole genome shotgun sequence genome window above contains:
- the LOC141613197 gene encoding uncharacterized protein LOC141613197, yielding MVGFSNWKKVNDGNNCPFITHVGGSPCSAHNNSVRAKLDLLNDRGHIRHALIAQGEEQIKRNRLSLRTLIDVVRLLTLQSCPLRGHDESETSENQGNFLEFRKTFARYNDEVSKAIENPDYNAKYVASSIQKEILQIISAKVRNHIREEIGESKFCIIVDEARDEARREQMAIVLRFVDKNGSIRERFFQLVRVNDTSATTLKRELCLVLKEHNLLVENIRGQGYDGASNMRGEWNGLQALFLADCPYAYYVHCFAHRLQLALVAASREVSSVHQFFSNLNFIINTINSSPKRHDELQARKTAEIEDLLLSGQLETGRGANQIGTLKRAGDTRWGSHLQSIHSLLNMFDVTILVLERIMVDKSCTSNQRGDADVALNLMISYEFVFISHLMKELLGITDVLCQALQKKISRHC